In the Tribolium castaneum strain GA2 chromosome 1, icTriCast1.1, whole genome shotgun sequence genome, one interval contains:
- the LOC103312328 gene encoding uncharacterized protein LOC103312328 isoform X1: MGNKLCKKKSDVPDNPKSPTPFDRIINRLHLRPNSWKSDSHLNQKQVNRCKTHPNDPSIKKENKTQAQLLSKSSDWTDVALEVPEKDEAIHLRNPKLSFIFDNNSSTPTPPPRKHKKGLREKIEAVAKNGLQAFQSKKPVEEPLCVKKTVKHTCPLDDHDCAIHNRNHVHKTNEANKDKKNMENELKQAKRRKNLSVVSLPNYNELKLSVATFDDGDKDKSLNNSLVSLPTESKKLTTTASTGKLETCMTRCRSFGSLLPQQLLEKLKIRKVPIDIESDDSFGGLEDWDLRIIEHYNPKDTSLPRQNGSRTSKDVLSDVESLVVKDIDIEQPKAPARRSESLLKKITREASESAVERRSQVSNCDRGVSPTPPPSPERKEETTHISADKLPTEENGQVEHSSLMKILEEFSIKDKQKQDKRSEEPMNNSLIIPNSDLQKKIDSVEDFLNNEKLYTNRDLQHSKSGNMEMVKT, encoded by the exons ATGGGCAACAAGCTTTGTAAAAAGAAATCGGATGTTCCGGATAATCCCAAATCGCCAACACCTTTCGATAGGATCATTAATAGATTACAT CTACGCCCGAATTCGTGGAAGTCGGATTCACACTTGAACCAGAAACAGGTCAATAG ATGCAAAACGCATCCGAATGACCCATcaatcaaaaaagaaaacaaaactcAAGCCCAGCTCCTGTCCAAATCCTCCGATTGGACAGACGTTGCCCTGGAAGTCCCGGAAAAAGACGAAGCAATTCATCTGCGCAACCCTAAACTGTCTTTCATTTTCGACAACAACAGCAGCACTCCGACGCCCCCACCAAGAAAACACAAGAAGGGTTTGAGGGAAAAGATCGAAGCCGTGGCCAAAAATGGTTTGCAGGCGTTCCAGTCGAAAAAACCAGTGGAGGAACCTCTCTGTGTTAAGAAAACCGTCAAGCACACTTGCCCTTTGGACGACCACGACTGTGCCATCCACAACCGCAACCACGTGCACAAAACGAACGAAGCGAACAAGGATAAGAAAAATATGGAAAACGAACTGAAACAAGCCAAACGGAGGAAGAATTTGTCAGTTGTGTCGTTGCCAAATTACAATGAGTTGAAACTATCAGTTGCCACGTTTGACGATGGTGATAAGGACAAGTCCCTTAACAATTCTCTAGTGTCGCTTCCCACCGAGTCCAAGAAGTTGACAACGACAGCGTCCACAGGGAAGCTGGAGACGTGTATGACCCGCTGTAGGAGTTTCGGGTCGTTGTTGCCGCAACAGCTTTTggagaaactgaaaataagGAAAGTCCCCATTGATATAGAGAGTGACGATTCTTTTGGGGGTTTGGAAGACTGGGATCTCAGGATTATCGAGCATTACAATCCCAAAGACACAAGTTTGCCGAGACAAAATGGCTCAAGAACCAGCAAAGACGTTCTTTCGGATGTTGAAAGTTTAGTCGTTAAAGACATAGACATTGAACAGCCGAAAGCCCCAGCTCGGAGGTCCGAATCcctcttgaaaaaaatcaccagaGAGGCGTCAGAATCGGCAGTGGAGCGAAGGTCTCAAGTGTCAAATTGCGACAGAGGTGTCAGTCCAACTCCTCCACCTTCGCCCGAACGTAAGGAAGAAACTACTCACATTTCTGCTGATAAACTACCGACTGAAGAGAACGGACAAGTTGAGCACTCTAGTTTGATGAAAATTCTGGAAGAATTTAGCATAAAAGATAAACAGAAGCAGGACAAAAGAAGTGAAGAACCGATGAATAATTCTCTAATTATTCCGAACAGTGACCTCCAAAAAAAGATCGATTCAGTGGAGGATTTTCTCAATAACGAGAAGTTGTACACTAATAGGGACCTGCAGCATTCTAAATCGGGTAATATGGAAATGGTCAAGACGTGA
- the LOC103312328 gene encoding uncharacterized protein LOC103312328 isoform X2 has translation MSEVEENKAKPSRWYDFFHLRPNSWKSDSHLNQKQVNRCKTHPNDPSIKKENKTQAQLLSKSSDWTDVALEVPEKDEAIHLRNPKLSFIFDNNSSTPTPPPRKHKKGLREKIEAVAKNGLQAFQSKKPVEEPLCVKKTVKHTCPLDDHDCAIHNRNHVHKTNEANKDKKNMENELKQAKRRKNLSVVSLPNYNELKLSVATFDDGDKDKSLNNSLVSLPTESKKLTTTASTGKLETCMTRCRSFGSLLPQQLLEKLKIRKVPIDIESDDSFGGLEDWDLRIIEHYNPKDTSLPRQNGSRTSKDVLSDVESLVVKDIDIEQPKAPARRSESLLKKITREASESAVERRSQVSNCDRGVSPTPPPSPERKEETTHISADKLPTEENGQVEHSSLMKILEEFSIKDKQKQDKRSEEPMNNSLIIPNSDLQKKIDSVEDFLNNEKLYTNRDLQHSKSGNMEMVKT, from the exons ATGAGTGaagtggaagaaaataaagcaaaaccCTCTAGGtggtatgatttttttcac CTACGCCCGAATTCGTGGAAGTCGGATTCACACTTGAACCAGAAACAGGTCAATAG ATGCAAAACGCATCCGAATGACCCATcaatcaaaaaagaaaacaaaactcAAGCCCAGCTCCTGTCCAAATCCTCCGATTGGACAGACGTTGCCCTGGAAGTCCCGGAAAAAGACGAAGCAATTCATCTGCGCAACCCTAAACTGTCTTTCATTTTCGACAACAACAGCAGCACTCCGACGCCCCCACCAAGAAAACACAAGAAGGGTTTGAGGGAAAAGATCGAAGCCGTGGCCAAAAATGGTTTGCAGGCGTTCCAGTCGAAAAAACCAGTGGAGGAACCTCTCTGTGTTAAGAAAACCGTCAAGCACACTTGCCCTTTGGACGACCACGACTGTGCCATCCACAACCGCAACCACGTGCACAAAACGAACGAAGCGAACAAGGATAAGAAAAATATGGAAAACGAACTGAAACAAGCCAAACGGAGGAAGAATTTGTCAGTTGTGTCGTTGCCAAATTACAATGAGTTGAAACTATCAGTTGCCACGTTTGACGATGGTGATAAGGACAAGTCCCTTAACAATTCTCTAGTGTCGCTTCCCACCGAGTCCAAGAAGTTGACAACGACAGCGTCCACAGGGAAGCTGGAGACGTGTATGACCCGCTGTAGGAGTTTCGGGTCGTTGTTGCCGCAACAGCTTTTggagaaactgaaaataagGAAAGTCCCCATTGATATAGAGAGTGACGATTCTTTTGGGGGTTTGGAAGACTGGGATCTCAGGATTATCGAGCATTACAATCCCAAAGACACAAGTTTGCCGAGACAAAATGGCTCAAGAACCAGCAAAGACGTTCTTTCGGATGTTGAAAGTTTAGTCGTTAAAGACATAGACATTGAACAGCCGAAAGCCCCAGCTCGGAGGTCCGAATCcctcttgaaaaaaatcaccagaGAGGCGTCAGAATCGGCAGTGGAGCGAAGGTCTCAAGTGTCAAATTGCGACAGAGGTGTCAGTCCAACTCCTCCACCTTCGCCCGAACGTAAGGAAGAAACTACTCACATTTCTGCTGATAAACTACCGACTGAAGAGAACGGACAAGTTGAGCACTCTAGTTTGATGAAAATTCTGGAAGAATTTAGCATAAAAGATAAACAGAAGCAGGACAAAAGAAGTGAAGAACCGATGAATAATTCTCTAATTATTCCGAACAGTGACCTCCAAAAAAAGATCGATTCAGTGGAGGATTTTCTCAATAACGAGAAGTTGTACACTAATAGGGACCTGCAGCATTCTAAATCGGGTAATATGGAAATGGTCAAGACGTGA
- the Dci gene encoding enoyl-CoA delta isomerase 2 gives MSSREIILTLKDGVRVIRINRPKTKNAFDSNVYTTITNTLTEDAQNDNVVVTIITGTGEYYSSGFDIKSAMSKFGGGDTRGVDELKAMINAFIIYPKLLIALVNGPAIGIAVTTAALCDIVYASERATFETPFLRIGLCAEGCSSYNFPNILGRSKASEMLFLGKKMTAQEAYQFGFVAEVIPHEQLDQFAHKLMTLGKELSVNGVKITKKLILNNYRNVLCECNERELDQLVECFGSEEFSEGIMKFMSRKSKL, from the coding sequence ATGTCTTCAAGGGAAATAATCCTCACCCTTAAGGACGGAGTCCGGGTGATCCGCATCAACCGGCccaaaacaaaaaacgcaTTTGACTCAAACGTCTACACAACAATCACCAACACATTAACTGAAGACGCCCAAAACGACAACGTGGTGGTGACCATCATCACGGGCACAGGGGAATATTACAGCAGCGGTTTCGACATTAAAAGCGCCATGAGCAAGTTCGGGGGCGGCGATACCAGAGGGGTAGACGAGCTGAAAGCCATGATTAACGCCTTCATCATTTACCCCAAACTGTTAATCGCTCTAGTCAATGGTCCTGCAATTGGCATTGCAGTCACAACTGCAGCCTTGTGCGATATCGTGTACGCGTCCGAAAGGGCAACTTTTGAGACACCCTTCCTTCGGATAGGACTGTGTGCCGAGGGATGCTCAAGCTACAACTTCCCGAATATCTTGGGTCGGAGCAAGGCCTCGGAGATGCTCTTTCTGGGGAAGAAAATGACGGCGCAGGAAgcgtatcagtttggatttgTTGCTGAAGTCATTCCGCATGAACAACTGGACCAGTTTGCACACAAACTGATGACGCTTGGGAAGGAATTATCAGTGAATGGAGTCAAAATCACCAAAAAGTTGATTCTTAATAATTACAGAAACGTGCTGTGTGAATGTAACGAAAGGGAGTTGGATCAGTTGGTTGAATGTTTTGGCTCGGAGGAGTTTTCCGAGGGCATTATGAAATTTATGTCTCGGAAAAGTAAATTGTAG
- the LOC661962 gene encoding GTP-binding protein Rhes translates to MDLSSCTNWFCAKRNEKVPITSTDCHSVVTSGPGPSPGSSNSCDDVIPPQKNCFRLVVLGSARVGKTCLVSRFLGGKFQESYTPTIEDFHRKLYRIRGEIYQLDILDTSGNHPFPAMRRLSFLTGDLFIIVFSMDSRETFEEAIRLREQILETKINAGAASNSGGLTRKKTLPRVPMILAGNKSDKEMKTVTAEEAQLYCDTQDSGCAFVETSAKKNLKVDEVFYQLFVVANLPQEMAPNHHKRISANFGAPCPLPPSTPSYHTKKYTLSVKRRLSDACGVVTPNVRRPSIRTDLMIMRTKTCNVGDNISNPNNSPLSWRRVDSNCSMQ, encoded by the exons ATGGATCTAAGCTCTTGTACGAATTGGTTTTGTGCCAAACGGAACGAGAAAGTTCCAATTACATCAACAGATTGTCATTCGGTCGTAACATCAGGACCTGGACCAAGCCCTGGAAGTTCAAATTCTTGTGACGACGTGATCCCtccacaaaaaaactgtttcagATTAGTAGTTCTGG GATCAGCTAGAGTAGGCAAAACTTGTTTAGTTTCGCGATTCCTGGGTGGAAAATTTCAAGAGAGCTATACTCCGACCATTGAGGATTTTCACCGGAAGTTGTATCGAATTAGAGGGGAAATTTACCAGCTTGATATTCTGGACACTTCCGGCAACCACCCGTTTCCTGCAATGAGAAGGCTATCGTTTCTCACAG gggatttatttattatcgtGTTCAGTATGGATAGCCGTGAGACGTTTGAAGAGGCAATAAGATTACGAGAGCAGATATTAGAAACGAAAATTAATGCAGGGGCGGCTTCAAACAGCGGCGGTTTAACGAGGAAGAAAACCTTACCGCGAGTTCCGATGATCCTAGCAGGAAATAAAAGCGATAAGGAAATGAA GACAGTGACTGCAGAGGAAGCTCAATTATACTGTGACACTCAAGATTCAGGCTGTGCCTTTGTAGAAACATCAGCCaagaaaaacttaaaagtaGATGAAGTTTTTTACCAATTGTTTGTGGTGGCTAATCTGCCGCAAGAAATGGCACCCAACCATCACAAAAGAATCAGTGCCAATTTTGGGGCCCCGTGTCCTCTGCCTCCTTCTACACCATCCTACCATACAAAGAAATATACGCTTTCGGTGAAACGGAGATTAAGCGACGCGTGTGGTGTCGTTACGCCCAATGTCAGACGACCGAGTATTCGGACAGATTTAATGATAATGAGGACCAAAACGTGCAATGTGGGCGATAACATTTCGAACCCCAATAACTCACCTCTTAGTTGGAGACGGGTCGACAGCAACTGTTCAATGCAATag
- the LOC662076 gene encoding phosphatidylserine lipase ABHD16A isoform X1 has protein sequence MSTLKTVWNCMFGPRLIKIYGNEGPVEKFYQPHSFEKWGDQVIHSLYVIWKIGVYTSPFLVGILYQRGYLTVEGLGPFTKLVTSISVILIVSYCCKGLGRFSNPTYLNFLSTLEAARKELTPETKHQLSLYDFEFHSWPVEFDMRTVRKDTTKTFINKPILHQNVLQYLTQIPFRIIAYVAIHTFGIRLIYPGSIGIIQMILEQSLLQGRSRLIEHNQGERFKVRTCDNNDIDTMFIDRRKSTQNGNTLVICSEGNAGFYEIGIMITAIEAGYSTLGWNHPGFGGSTGKPFPTQEQNAVDAVLQFAIYKLGFKPENIILFGWSIGGYSTSWAAMNYPDVRGVIVDATFDDILPLAINHMPSWWESIVKLAIREYVNLNVFEQLAKYPGPVLIIRRTEDEVICLRENELSSNRGNDLLIKLLRVRYPYIFEDRQIDVLKQYLSVAFASQGNFYKIETLIQAFLVDLFLKKYNVNENVCNSLLQTYISEYSKSFPMKIGEEFQDQDKNQMALFLARKYMKDFKATHCTNLPAEMFQPPWDVNVESDFVFT, from the exons ATGTCAACACTAAAAACAGTTTGGAATTGCATGTTTGGGCCAAGATTAATCAAAATATACGGAAACGAGGGCCCTGTCGAG AAGTTCTATCAACCTCACAGTTTCGAAAAATGGGGCGATCAAGTGATACATTCT TTGTACGTTATTTGGAAAATCGGAGTGTACACGTCCCCGTTCTTAGTAGGGATACTATACCAGCGAGGCTATTTGACTGTTGAGGGTTTGGGGCCATTCACAAAATTAGTTACTAGTATAAGTGTTATTCTGATAGTTTCTTACTGTTGCAAAGGTTTGGGTAGGTTCAGTAACCCAACTTACTTGAACTTTTTGTCAACACTGGAAGCAGCTAGGAAGGAATTGACCCCTGAAACAAAACACCAGCTCTCTTTGTATGATTTTGAATTTCACAGCTGGCCTGTAGAGTTTGATATGCGTACTGTGAGAAA gGACACCACAAAGACATTCATTAATAAACCAATTCTTCACCAAAACGTATTACAATATCTCACGCAAATACCTTTCCGAATTATCGCTTATGTCGCAATTCACACTTTCGGTATTAGATTAATATACCCAGGCTCCATTGGGATCATTCAAATGATACTGGAGCAGAGCCTTCTTCAAGGCAGGTCTAGGCTGATTGAACACAACCAAGGAGAACGATTCAAAGTGCGCACTTGTGACAACAACGACATTGATACTATGTTCATAGACAGACGCAAGAGTACCCAAAATGGCAATACTTTGGTCATTTGTTCCGAAGGCAATGCAGGCTTTTACGAAATTGGCATTATGATAACAGCTATAGAAGCAGGCTACTCAACGCTTGGATGGAACCATCCAGGCTTTGGCGGTAGTACT GGCAAGCCATTCCCAACACAAGAACAAAATGCAGTTGACGCTGTACTACAATTCGCCATTTATAAACTAGGTTTTAAGCCTGAAAATATCATACTGTTTGGGTGGAGCATTGGGGGCTACTCAACGTCGTGGGCGGCCATGAATTATCCTGATGTGAGAGGAGTG ATTGTTGATGCTACTTTCGATGATATTCTTCCACTGGCCATAAATCACATGCCATCTTGGTGGGAATCCATCGTCAAGCTAGCTATTAGAGAATACGTAAACTTGAACGTCTTTGAACAGCTTGCGAAATATCCAGGCCCTGTTCTTATCATTAGGCGAACGGAAGATGAAGTTATCTGTCTAAGAGAAAACGAATTGTCTTCAAATCGCGGAAACGACTTATTAATCAAATTGTTACGTGTGAGATATCCCTACATTTTTGAAGACAGGCAAATCGATGTATTGAAACAATATCTATCTGTCGCCTTCGCTTCTCAAGgtaatttctacaaaattgaAACACTGATTCAAGCATTTCTTGTAgacttgtttttgaaaaaatataacgtgAACGAAAATGTATGCAATTCACTTTTGCAAACTTACATTTCCGAGTATTCGAAATCTTTCCCCATGAAAATTGGGGAGGAGTTCCAGGATCAAGACAAGAACCAGATGGCGCTCTTTTTG GCAAGGAAATACATGAAAGATTTCAAAGCCACACATTGCACTAATCTACCGGCTGAGATGTTTCAACCACCTTGGGACGTCAACGTTGAGtctgattttgttttcacttAA
- the LOC662076 gene encoding phosphatidylserine lipase ABHD16A isoform X2: protein MSTLKTVWNCMFGPRLIKIYGNEGPVEKFYQPHSFEKWGDQVIHSLYVIWKIGVYTSPFLVGILYQRGYLTVEGLGPFTKLVTSISVILIVSYCCKGLGRFSNPTYLNFLSTLEAARKELTPETKHQLSLYDFEFHSWPVEFDMRTVRKDTTKTFINKPILHQNVLQYLTQIPFRIIAYVAIHTFGIRLIYPGSIGIIQMILEQSLLQGRSRLIEHNQGERFKVRTCDNNDIDTMFIDRRKSTQNGNTLVICSEGNAGFYEIGIMITAIEAGYSTLGWNHPGFGGSTGKPFPTQEQNAVDAVLQFAIYKLGFKPENIILFGWSIGGYSTSWAAMNYPDVRGVIVDATFDDILPLAINHMPSWWESIVKLAIREYVNLNVFEQLAKYPGPVLIIRRTEDEVICLRENELSSNRGNDLLIKLLRVRYPYIFEDRQIDVLKQYLSVAFASQDLFLKKYNVNENVCNSLLQTYISEYSKSFPMKIGEEFQDQDKNQMALFLARKYMKDFKATHCTNLPAEMFQPPWDVNVESDFVFT from the exons ATGTCAACACTAAAAACAGTTTGGAATTGCATGTTTGGGCCAAGATTAATCAAAATATACGGAAACGAGGGCCCTGTCGAG AAGTTCTATCAACCTCACAGTTTCGAAAAATGGGGCGATCAAGTGATACATTCT TTGTACGTTATTTGGAAAATCGGAGTGTACACGTCCCCGTTCTTAGTAGGGATACTATACCAGCGAGGCTATTTGACTGTTGAGGGTTTGGGGCCATTCACAAAATTAGTTACTAGTATAAGTGTTATTCTGATAGTTTCTTACTGTTGCAAAGGTTTGGGTAGGTTCAGTAACCCAACTTACTTGAACTTTTTGTCAACACTGGAAGCAGCTAGGAAGGAATTGACCCCTGAAACAAAACACCAGCTCTCTTTGTATGATTTTGAATTTCACAGCTGGCCTGTAGAGTTTGATATGCGTACTGTGAGAAA gGACACCACAAAGACATTCATTAATAAACCAATTCTTCACCAAAACGTATTACAATATCTCACGCAAATACCTTTCCGAATTATCGCTTATGTCGCAATTCACACTTTCGGTATTAGATTAATATACCCAGGCTCCATTGGGATCATTCAAATGATACTGGAGCAGAGCCTTCTTCAAGGCAGGTCTAGGCTGATTGAACACAACCAAGGAGAACGATTCAAAGTGCGCACTTGTGACAACAACGACATTGATACTATGTTCATAGACAGACGCAAGAGTACCCAAAATGGCAATACTTTGGTCATTTGTTCCGAAGGCAATGCAGGCTTTTACGAAATTGGCATTATGATAACAGCTATAGAAGCAGGCTACTCAACGCTTGGATGGAACCATCCAGGCTTTGGCGGTAGTACT GGCAAGCCATTCCCAACACAAGAACAAAATGCAGTTGACGCTGTACTACAATTCGCCATTTATAAACTAGGTTTTAAGCCTGAAAATATCATACTGTTTGGGTGGAGCATTGGGGGCTACTCAACGTCGTGGGCGGCCATGAATTATCCTGATGTGAGAGGAGTG ATTGTTGATGCTACTTTCGATGATATTCTTCCACTGGCCATAAATCACATGCCATCTTGGTGGGAATCCATCGTCAAGCTAGCTATTAGAGAATACGTAAACTTGAACGTCTTTGAACAGCTTGCGAAATATCCAGGCCCTGTTCTTATCATTAGGCGAACGGAAGATGAAGTTATCTGTCTAAGAGAAAACGAATTGTCTTCAAATCGCGGAAACGACTTATTAATCAAATTGTTACGTGTGAGATATCCCTACATTTTTGAAGACAGGCAAATCGATGTATTGAAACAATATCTATCTGTCGCCTTCGCTTCTCAAG acttgtttttgaaaaaatataacgtgAACGAAAATGTATGCAATTCACTTTTGCAAACTTACATTTCCGAGTATTCGAAATCTTTCCCCATGAAAATTGGGGAGGAGTTCCAGGATCAAGACAAGAACCAGATGGCGCTCTTTTTG GCAAGGAAATACATGAAAGATTTCAAAGCCACACATTGCACTAATCTACCGGCTGAGATGTTTCAACCACCTTGGGACGTCAACGTTGAGtctgattttgttttcacttAA